The Coccidioides posadasii str. Silveira chromosome 3, complete sequence genome contains a region encoding:
- the HAT2 gene encoding Histone acetyltransferase type B subunit 2 (EggNog:ENOG410PHNE~COG:B~BUSCO:6950at33183), with protein sequence MEDYDPSVTEEQEEEISEEKVINEEYKTWKKNAPFLYDMILSTALEWPTLTTQWLPDKQEVPDKPYSTHRLLIGTHTSNDAQNYLQIAHVQLPNPKAPDVEDYDDDRGEIGGYGSSGSQRTPMEVKFHIVQKIDHKGEVNKARYQPQNPNVIATMCTDGRVMIWDRSKHPSLPTGTVNPELELLGHTKEGFGLSWSPHSAGHLATGSEDKTVRLWDLTQYTKGNKALKPVRTYTHHSSIVNDVQYHPLHSSLIGTVSDDITLQILDIRESDTGRSAASAKGQHKDAINSIAFNPAAETVLATGSADKSVGLWDLRNLKSKLHALECHQDSVTSLAWHPSEEAVLASSSYDRRIMFWDLSRAGEEQTQEDSQDGPPELLFVHGGHTNRISDFSWNLNDPWVLCSAAEDNLLQVWKVADAIVGKDMEDVPTEELET encoded by the exons ATGGAAGATTACGATCCGA GTGTCACTGAGgagcaagaagaagaaatttctGAGGAGAAGGTTATTAATGAGG AGTACAAAACATGGAAGAAAAATGCGCCGTTCCTCTATGATATGATCCTGAGCACAGCGTTAGAATGGCCTACCCTTACTACTCAATGGCTACCAGATAAACAAGA AGTCCCAGACAAACCCTACTCAACGCATCGCCTGTTAATCGGCACCCATACCTCAAATGATGCTCAAAACTACCTGCAAATTGCTCACGTGCAGTTGCCAAACCCCAAAGCCCCAGATGTGGAAGATTATGATGATGATAGAGGCGAGATCGGTGGTTATGGGTCGTCGGGATCCCAAAGGACCCCTATGGAAGTGAAGTTCCATATTGTGCAAAAGATTGACCATAAAGGCGAGGTGAACAAGGCGCGATATCAACCGCAAAATCCCAATGTCATTGCCACCATGTGCACTGATGGGAGGGTCATGATCTGGGATCGCTCAAAACACCCTAGCTTGCCTACCGGCACTGTTAACCCCGAACTAGAACTGCTCGGACACACAAAAGAGGGATTCGGTTTGAGCTGGAGCCCACACAGCGCAGGCCATCTGGCGACGGGAAGCGAAGATAAAACTGTTCGACTATG GGATCTTACGCAGTATACCAAAGGAAACAAAGCGCTAAAGCCCGTGCGAACTTATACACATCATTCGTCTATCGTAAACGACGTCCAATACCATCCTTTGCACTCGTCCCTTATCGGTACCGTGTCCGACGATATCACTCTGCAGATATTGGATATACGCGAATCCGATACTGGCCGATCCGCGGCATCGGCAAAGGGCCAACACAAAGATGCAATCAACTCTATTGCCTTTAATCCCGCAGCGGAAACGGTGCTCGCTACCGGCTCGGCTGATAAGAGTGTTGGGTTATGGGATCTGCGAAATCTAAAATCAAAACTTCATGCTTTGGAGTGCCATCAGGATTCAGTTACATCATTGGCATGGCATCCATCTGAAGAGGCTGTATTGGCAAGCTCGAGTTACGATCGGAGAATTATGTTCTGGGACCTCAGCCGGGCCGGTGAAGAGCAGACGCAAGAAGATTCCCAGGACGGACCTCCCGAATT GTTATTTGTGCATGGCGGCCATACCAACCGCATTTCTGATTTTAGCTGGAATCTCAACGATCCGTGGGTTCTCTGCTCCGCAGCTGAGGATAACCTACTCCAGGTTTGGAAAGTTGCGGATGCCATTGTTGGGAAAGATATGGAGGATGTGCCGACGGAGGAGTTGGAGACATGA
- a CDS encoding uncharacterized protein (EggNog:ENOG410Q5GE~COG:T) — protein sequence MVQTILLSRTPSPPPPNYVGNGWRLQGLNGYHSETIEKYVHNFWCPIVVGDVLCGDNLLQPGQEPCSFRILGKLGFGAYSTVWLGWDTIFHRHLAIKVLSHQHSTPENTEMHILQKLGKLRVAFFHAQNKRLYLCLGLNPLGSTLRGREYSELDPPSDSTTITTFIRTLFKKVEALHRNGICHGDLSAANVAFGVSQNALTPSAVQRTFSYGLKAYFVYIKPGEPPKRPQYLPEYIVQTINTALMSDMNDMTKVEILDFGNAFEGCSREGAKGTRAFLAPEMRDKTRCYASPKSDLWSLGCVFFYALTGADLFPSDKDAEGYRATASEGQLEKIDAALRRNYYLSSHPTYRRKVTLVIRSLLQIDPFKRSLEKTSRLIENLENDFHTNGGETIRSSQKNPM from the exons ATGGTGCAAACTATTCTGTTATCCCGCACACCATCTCCGCCCCCTCCTAACTACGTTGGCAATGGATGGCGCCTTCAAGGGTTGAACGGCTACCACAGTGAGACCATAGAAAAGTATGTGCACAATTTTTGGTGTCCGATTGTGGTCGGTGATGTCCTGTGTGGCGATAACCTGCTGCAACCGGGACAGGAACCATGTTCATTCAGAATACTTGGGAAGCTCGGATTCGGTGCCTATTCCACGGTCTGGTTAGGCTGGGATAC GATTTTTCATCGTCATCTTGCCATCAAGGTTCTGAGCCATCAGCATAGTACCCCTGAAAATACCGAGATGCACATACTGCAGAAGCTAGGAAAGCTGAGAGTAGCTTTTTTTCATGCGCAGAATAAGCGCCTCTACCTCTGTCTAGGATTGAACCCCCTCGGCTCGACCTTGAGAGGTAGGGAGTATTCAGAACTTGACCCGCCATCTGACTCAACGACCATCACCACCTTTATAAGGACACTCTTTAAAAAGGTTGAAGCTCTTCATCGAAATGGGATTTGTCATGGAG ATCTCAGCGCAGCAAATGTTGCTTTTGGTGTAAGCCAGAATGCATTGACTCCAAGCGCTGTCCAGCGCACCTTCAGCTACGGGCTGAAAGCATACTTCGTGTATATTAAACCAGGAGAGCCGCCGAAACGACCACAATATTTGCCCGAATATATCGTTCAAACTATAAATACAGCTCTCATGAGTGATATGAATGATATGACCAAAGTTGAAATACTGGATTTCGGAAACG CCTTTGAAGGATGCTCGAGAGAAGGAGCTAAAGGCACAAGGGCTTTCCTTGCGCCTGAAATGCGCGACAAGACACGCTGTTATGCGTCGCCCAAGTCCGATCTGTGGAGTTTGGGCTGTGTC TTTTTCTATGCTCTAACAGGTGCAGACTTGTTTCCCTCCGATAAGGACGCGGAAGGTTATCGAG CAACTGCAAGTGAGGGCCAACTCGAGAAAATAGATGCAGCGCTTCGGCGTAATTACTACCTAAGTTCGCACCCTACTTACCGAAGAAAAGTTACACTGGTCATTCGCTCTCTGCTTCAAATCGATCCGTTCAAGAGGAGCCTggagaagacaagcagatTGATagaaaatcttgaaaatgatTTTCATACAAACGGCGGAGAAACCATACGGTCGTCTCAGAAGAATCCTATGTGA
- a CDS encoding uncharacterized protein (EggNog:ENOG410PNWJ~COG:S), which produces MAPKKQRKKTIPKTYKFNSRAPSSSIDQGNQNQTSSRKTLFNPYRERAIQDEQSVLLNRPFLDQQLPPGTSRAKEMEKRGTIHTERQKDNAHTSKFPGLFEEEDVNTEHGDWQMLDANSESTSIAARRHASGLPLGIQTQAHCLPVIRPGLQLPEPPLTAVLPKQRAVSMPSVNKQELSSMLATTEQYLSGLRLNQNKHAGGLGQVPLPRASRIAIEGQISQRVHPADSIVTLPSIGNPGYGFQGDSTKLPPVIKQLLADADARRAYHRRKVQVAQGRHDQYLAGTGPRTTASVMNSRAPPRNGPERENTMSVTPEMYNPYSRVRKTTPRTLRSSRLLFRGPSNGYLSFGDLAQTDMPSPSLEHFSVTKLSRTAVRYDHARAYEQREPKFSVFQELLKRPELIITLACHLRVQELLILYRISKSFHNIINQRYTTVILSQALRHAPESAKIFPYRCYSRLCIDDPAERPHPVAQRAAAGQHRKVPSFRWLLMICFREMICHEIRMIMDEDGTPLPEQCETVMKKIWFVMDIPDTIRRIGTIQNREVFTDADIFFATMLFVKIDMRFTDPITGSGRDGMRRMLLSQPSLSILWKALSRTALVSKMDAVKMFVRWKWQPPARLLGQPVFGIPANEIGIMQFEGWGRTGSRVRLQRPDEIILKESVHRRLNLHLHYTDMFLWGYVNPNSLQDMPPIPERRNLERLEGMEELLIPKDDGRDRSIGKLVSGRVVFD; this is translated from the coding sequence ATGGCTCCTAAAAAGCAGAGGAAGAAGACTATCCCGAAGACATATAAATTTAACAGTCGTGCACCCAGCAGTAGCATCGATCAAGGTAACCAAAATCAGACGTCGAGCCGCAAAACTTTGTTCAACCCTTACCGGGAACGGGCAATCCAAGATGAACAATCGGTGCTTCTAAATCGACCTTTTTTGGACCAGCAATTGCCCCCGGGAACATCGCGTGCaaaagaaatggaaaagaGAGGCACTATCCATACGGAACGGCAAAAGGATAACGCGCATACTTCCAAGTTTCCGGGACTGTTTGAGGAGGAAGATGTGAATACAGAGCATGGAGATTGGCAAATGCTTGATGCAAACTCCGAAAGTACTAGCATTGCGGCACGTCGCCATGCGAGCGGGCTACCTCTCGGAATTCAAACCCAGGCTCATTGTCTTCCGGTGATTCGGCCTGGGTTGCAACTGCCCGAGCCTCCACTGACAGCAGTGTTGCCAAAACAAAGAGCTGTCAGTATGCCTTCGGTGAATAAACAAGAATTATCGAGTATGCTTGCAACAACGGAGCAGTACCTGTCTGGTTTAAGATTAAACCAGAATAAGCATGCCGGCGGCCTTGGTCAGGTGCCCTTGCCGCGTGCAAGTCGCATTGCAATCGAAGGTCAGATTAGTCAACGAGTTCACCCTGCTGATAGTATTGTGACTTTACCGAGCATCGGCAACCCAGGATATGGATTTCAAGGCGACTCGACAAAGTTACCCCCCGTGATAAAGCAACTCTTGGCTGATGCAGACGCGAGAAGAGCATATCATAGAAGAAAGGTTCAAGTTGCGCAGGGTCGTCACGACCAATACTTAGCAGGCACAGGACCTAGGACCACAGCCTCAGTGATGAATAGCAGAGCACCACCTCGAAATGGTCCGGAAAGAGAAAACACAATGTCTGTAACCCCGGAAATGTACAATCCGTATTCAAGAGTTCGTAAAACGACGCCAAGAACCTTGCGGTCAAGTCGACTGTTGTTCCGCGGACCCAGCAATGGGTATCTTAGCTTTGGTGACTTGGCACAGACTGACATGCCATCCCCGTCTTTGGAGCATTTCTCAGTCACGAAATTATCCCGAACTGCTGTTCGATATGACCATGCAAGAGCTTATGAGCAACGCGAGCCAAAGTTTAGCGTGTTTCAAGAGCTTCTCAAACGGCCTGAGCTTATCATTACATTAGCATGTCATCTTCGCGTCCAGGAACTTCTAATCTTGTACAGAATCAGCAAATCATTCCACAATATCATCAACCAGCGCTATACAACCGTGATTCTTTCACAGGCACTAAGACATGCACCGGAATCTGCAAAAATCTTTCCATACCGTTGCTATTCGAGACTTTGCATTGACGACCCCGCGGAGCGTCCTCATCCAGTAGCACAACGTGCGGCAGCCGGGCAGCATCGCAAAGTCCCATCCTTCCGTTGGCTCCTTATGATCTGTTTCCGGGAAATGATCTGTCACGAAATTAGGATGATCATGGACGAGGACGGAACTCCTTTGCCGGAACAATGCGAAACAGTGATGAAGAAAATCTGGTTTGTGATGGATATCCCGGATACCATCCGCCGAATTGGGACGATCCAGAATCGAGAAGTCTTTACCGATGCCGATATATTCTTTGCAACAATGCTTTTCGTGAAGATTGACATGCGATTCACTGACCCCATCACTGGGAGTGGCCGGGATGGAATGCGCCGAATGTTGCTATCGCAACCAAGTCTATCGATACTGTGGAAAGCTTTGAGCCGGACGGCATTGGTGAGCAAGATGGACGCAGTCAAGATGTTTGTCCGTTGGAAATGGCAGCCTCCTGCGCGTCTACTTGGCCAGCCTGTCTTTGGTATCCCAGCAAACGAAATCGGTATCATGCAGTTCGAAGGATGGGGCCGGACGGGTAGTCGAGTCCGCTTGCAACGTCCAGATGAAATTATTCTCAAGGAATCAGTCCACCGACGATTGAATCTTCACTTACACTATACAGATATGTTTTTGTGGGGCTATGTCAATCCGAACTCCTTGCAGGACATGCCGCCTATTCCAGAGCGTCGAAATTTAGAGCGGTTAGAAGGAATGGAGGAACTGCTTATTCCCAAAGATGATGGAAGGGACAGGAGCATCGGAAAATTGGTGTCAGGACGGGTAGTATTCGACTAA
- the GCH1 gene encoding GTP cyclohydrolase 1 (EggNog:ENOG410PFKM~COG:H~BUSCO:9673at33183) translates to MGSETSLPLGPKPKSAVPSYLLNGLSSDRMPSSKRERDSLNSSIKTSFARRQISNEDIGENGTSPPTRTAGASALESRDSGRLLEKQPDGTGSTKRNISEPPRDPRDHIVPTPIVSRPASPYTLNPPIDFDGLSWPSIGTRERLESTPEETEERIQKLAGAVRTIFECIGEDPEREGLLGTPERYAKAMLYFTKGYEENVRDLVNGAVFHEDHDELVIVKDIEVFSLCEHHMVPFTGKMHIGYIPDRRVLGLSKLARLAEMFSRRLQVQERLTKQVALAIAEVLKPQGVAVVMESSHLCMVMRGVQKTGSTTTTSCMLGCMRSSAKTREEFLSLLNRK, encoded by the exons ATGGGATCCGAAACCTCACTACCTTTGGGCCCAAAGCCCAAATCTGCAGTTCCTTCCTATCTTCTGAACGGCTTATCTTCCGATCGCATGCCCAGCAGTAAGCGCGAGAGAGATAGTCTCAATTCTTCTATAAAAACATCTTTTGCACGAAGACAGATCTCTAACGAGGATATCGGTGAGAATGGCACCTCACCGCCGACACGCACTGCCGGTGCTAGTGCCCTTGAGAGTAGAGATAGCGGGCGGCTTTTGGAGAAGCAACCTGATGGCACTGGAAGCACAAAGCGAAATATCAGCGAACCTCCGCGTGATCCTAGGGATCACATTGTCCCCACTCCTATTGTCAGTCGACCTGCCAGCCCGTATACCCTAAATCCGCCTATCGATTTCGATGGACTTAGTTGGCCTA GCATTGGGACAAGGGAGCGACTAGAATCCACTCCAGAAGAAACAgaggaaagaattcaaaagCTTGCGGGAGCTGTCCGAACCATATTCGAATGCATTGGCGAGGATCCAGAACGAGAGGGATTACTTGGAACCCCAGAGAGATATGCGAAGGCAATGCTTTATTTTACCAAGGGATACGAGGAGAATGTCCGGGATTTGGTGAACGGCGCTGTCTTTCACGAAGATCATGATGAACTTGTGATTGTGAAAGATATTGAAGTTTTTTCTCTCTGTGAGCATCATATGGTTCCTTTCACTGGGAAG ATGCATATCGGTTACATCCCCGATCGCAGGGTCCTCGGATTATCCAAACTTGCTCGACTAGCCGAAATGTTTTCTCGGCGCCTCCAGGTTCAAGAGCGACTGACAAAGCAGGTTGCCTTGGCTATTGCTGAAGTGTTGAAGCCCCAGGGTGTTGCCGTCGTCATGGAATCGAGCCATCTATGCATGGTGATGCGTGGAGTGCAGAAGACTGGCAGCACCACCACTACTAGTTGCATGCTTGGCTGTATGAGGTCAAGCGCGAAGACTCGGGAAGAATTTTTGAGCTTGCTGAACCGAAAATAA
- a CDS encoding uncharacterized protein (EggNog:ENOG410PIZE~COG:S~TransMembrane:1 (o338-359i)~BUSCO:8751at33183), with the protein MRYGSKAGWISTRAFSSVIPQRGNIAFTSPLAHIPLWRLDTRYSLSQNRTMASAKSIQLSVEDSGVFSSNPRADSAKKASQLLQEDMKSHHIFFNDSGFHNHTVHHVLSIFALGASPENIQSAYDRAAEYQRPARPVNEDIVKKLSNRDEFKALAGTREAYPHFLEFFQREIEARGTEAVVNEYIFAGDEFADDMLARTFGGLVHPFIHLGFALEFKQPALAAQALAQTAVHEPNMKGFLMSAEKQAGGVGQTGKKTLIELQAECRADPRVRDSAHWSDTNKFFDGVLKRAPEEMAKIAGEFTVGPDQIEERVAELINAVVYYTGAAQNPPKKIKFDFFYIHCVNSAIFLPVFLAFPWISRHNKQRLLEWKGRMDLLTYVSRGDVEPRINEITDYKPVRSWHEVFTTAFVNKKEDGHAAKLMRTLAYAEKACKRYENKDGFLVKGDMWLKLGNMVADSIQGPERLWVMSTGFPEAWEDIPDRPRL; encoded by the exons ATGAGATACGGTTCTAAGGCTGGTTGGATTTCAACCCGCGCCTTTAGTTCTGTAATACCACAACGTGGAAATATAGCCTTCACATCACCATTGGCACACATACCCCTTTGGCGTCTGGACACCCGTTACTCCCTCTCGCAAAATCGGACGATGGCTAGCGCAAAGTCTATCCAGTTATCCGTGGAGGATTCTGGAGTTTTCAGCTCCAATCCCAGGGCAGATTCCGCGAAAAAAGCGAGCCAGCTACTGCAAGAGGATATGAAATCCCATCATATATTTTTCAATGATTCTGGGTTTCATA ACCACACCGTCCATCATGTTTTGTCCATTTTTGCGCTGGGCGCCTCTCCCGAGAACATTCAATCCGCATATGATCGGGCGGCAGAGTATCAACGCCCCGCCCGTCCGGTGAATGAGGATATTGTCAAGAAGCTGAGCAATAGAGACGAGTTCAAAGCTTTGGCGGGCACAAGAGAAGCGTATCCTCATTTTTTGGAGTTCTTCCAACGAGAGATCGAAGCCAGAGGCACCGAGGCTGTTGTTAATGAGTATATCTTCGCAGGCGACGAGTTTGCCGATGATATGCTTGCGAGAACTTTTGGAG GCTTGGTTCATCCGTTCATTCACTTGGGCTTTGCTCTGGAGTTTAAACAACCAGCACTTGCTGCTCAGGCCCTTGCGCAAACAGCTGTCCATGAACCGAACATGAAGGGTTTTTTAATGTCTGCCGAGAAGCAAGCCGGCGGTGTTGGACAGACCGGGAAGAAAACTTTGATTGAACTTCAAGCTGAGTGCCGTGCCGACCCACGTGTGCGGGATTCGGCTCACTGGTCCGATACAAACAAATTCTTCGATGGAGTCTTGAAGAGGGCTCCAGAAGAAATGGCTAAAATTGCCGGTGAATTCACTGTTGGACCCGACCAAATAGAAGAACGGGTTGCAGAATTGATCAATGCTGTGG TCTATTACACTGGAGCGGCGCAAAATCCCCCAAAGAAGATTAAATTTGACTTCTTCTATATTCATTGCGTCAATAGCGCTATTTTCCTACCAGTTTTCCTAGCTTTCCCATGGATAAGCCGACATAATAAACAGCGATTGTTGGAATGGAAAGGTCGCATGGACTTGCTCACATACGTCTCTCGAGGCGACGTTGAGCCTCGTATTAACGAGATCACTGACTACAAGCCGGTTAGGTCGTGGCACGAAGTGTTCACAACGGCATTTgtaaataaaaaagaagacggCCATGCTGCTAAACTGATGCGAACATTGGCCTATGCGGAGAAAGCCTGCAAGCGTTATGAGAATAAGGATGGCTTCCTGGTCAAAGGTGATATGTGGCTCAAGTTAGGCAATATGG TTGCCGATTCCATCCAGGGCCCAGAACGATTGTGGGTTATGTCAACTGGGTTCCCTGAAGCATGGGAAGATATCCCAGACCGCCCACGGCTCTAG